The Weissella confusa DNA window GTCGTTGGACTAGGAACTGGTTCAACCGTCCGCTATTTTGTTGACCGCCTTGGTGAGCGTGTTGCCAATGAAGGTCTTGATATTGTCGGTGTGACGACTTCGAATCGTACCGCACACCAAGCACGTTGCTTAGGTATTCCATTGGCTGACGTTGATGCGGTTGACTACATTGATTTGACCGTTGATGGTGCTGATGCGGTTGATCCACAATTGAACGGTATCAAGGGTGGTGGTGCTGCGCTACTATACGAAAAGGTTGTTGCTAAGAATTCAAAGCGTAACATCTGGATTGTTGATGGTAGCAAGCAACACGATGAATTAGGTCACTTCCCATTGCCAGTTGAAGTGGTGTCATACGGTGAGCAACAACTATGCCGCTTGTTTAAGAAGCATAATTTGAACCCAATTTTGCGTTTGGATGAAGATGGTCGTCCGCTAACGACTGATAATGGGAATAACATTATTGATTTGCACTTGGAGACGATTCCCTTCCCAGAAGAACTTGCGACTTGGCTCTCAAATCAAGTTGGTGTTGTTGAGCACGGCTTGTTCTTGAATGTCTGCGACGAAGTCATTGTTGGTGGGGATGAGATTCAAGTATTGAAGCGTGATATGGCTAAGAATTAGGGTTATTTTTAAATTTTTTAAAAATAGACGATACCAGGGTCCCGACGTATTTAATTCGAAAAAATCTAAAGGTTGCGTATTACAAAATGTTAGTATGCCTTTAATGGGATATGAAAAAGATGAATCTGGTAATTGACCAAAGGGAAATGAATTTTTAGCTTTTGCTATGATTTTTTGAGATAAAGAGAGAAAAACAAAGTATGAAAACTGAGGTAGATACAACCATATCATCAGCTGTGCGTGGGCTGATCGATATGAAGCATATTCCAGTGTGCGATATCTTGAAGCATGCTGGAATCTCTAGTAGTCGATACTACACGTTTGTAAATGGGCAAGGCGATATTACTGTGCACAAGTTGCACGCGATGCTACGCACGCTTAATGTTGGACTAGATGAGCTGTGCTTGTTTATTGAACCGCAATCAACTGAAGATACAGCAGCAAGTCCGGTGATTAATGCTATTGCCGAATATCAACGGACGCGAGACGTATCAGGCTTGATTAATTTGCAAGACAAAAATGATTTCCGACCTGTTGTCTTAAGCAGTGAAGAAGCTAAACGCATTAAACCAGTACTCAACGACGTCCTAAGGCGATCAGAGTACTATACAATGGCTGAACTCAAAGCATTCTTGCTATATCTAAATTATTTTACATATGATGAGATTTTGGCCTATTATCCCAAAGCAATGACCAGTATTCGCTTCCTAACGCAAAAGTTAAAGAAGCGACACGATGCAGCACACCATGATGTGTTACACGTAATCAGCTTTTTGGTATACCAACTATTGTTAATTAGTATCCAACGTGGACAGAGTCAAGAAGTTCATGATTTATTGCATTCTTTCTTCAGCCTACCTTTCGAGGTGGATGATTGGATGACCCCTATTTTTGCGTCAGATGGTTGAGATTATTCAACTTATCATGGCCGAAAAAGTTGATTTAGCGCAAGCCAAATATGCTGCCGTCAAAGAGTCAATCAAATTATTCCAAGCAAAGGAGAACTGGGATTACTTCAATGCTTTCATGGATGACTCTTTCCAATCGTTTATGCTAACGCTATATTGGATTGAAGTCGGGGGATAATTACTATGGAGTGGTTGCTGGGAAAAAAGGAAGTAAGAAAAGTGGCATTGGTTAGCTACTTTTATGAAACTAATCAAACTAAAATGCTGATTCCGGACTTGGAACGTCATTTTAATTGGTCCACTTACATGATCAAATCGTTAATTAATGAACTTTTACATGATCAGAAACGATTTGGTATGCCAGAAAAGGGACAATTACGCTTAAGTCCACCTGAACGTGAAGTGGAGTTGATTCCCGGTAACCGAGCGTATTTGCTTAGCTTAACGGCTAACTATATTAAAGAGTCATATCTGTTCCGCACATTGGTGACGGGCATGAATAATACCCCAACAGCGCTTTCGGTGTTGGCGGAAAGTCTCAAGGTACCTAAGTTGCATTTGAAGAATGACATTCATCAATTTAACGATCGTGCGCGAGCAGCAAATGTTGAAATTAATACGTACAATCGCTTGCAAGGAGATGAGTGGGCGATTCGAATTATGTTAGTTAGCATTTTTAAAAACGTCATTCATGATGAAAGTGAGCTCGCAGAATTTTTTGAGCCCGATATTATTCATCAGGCAAACCAGGTGGCACGTTTTTATCAAATGTCAAATGTTGAGGCGTCTCACCTAACGGACTACCAACACTTGTCTTTGATGATTGAATTAGCAGTTTGGTTAGTTCGATTAAACGCGCGTTGTGCGATTTCAAGTTCTGATCAATATAAGTTACTGTTGGCGGATGATCAGTTAGATGATGTCTACCGTAATTTGTTAAGCTTGAACGAATCAGTTATTCGCCGTTTTGTCCGGTTACCACCTCATGAACTTTCATTAGAGAGCCGTTATGGTGTCATTATGTTTGTTCGAGTTGGTCTAGTGGACGGGCATTTGAGCCGTAATGCCAGCCCCGAGGTGGTTAAAATGCACACCATGCTAACGACAATCGCACAGACGGTATATCGTGAGTTTTTTGGCCAAGATATGCCACAAAACTTAACGGATCAACTCTCGCATCAGCTTGAATTACCAACGATGCGATTGCTGTTTTTGACGCACATTAATTACCAAGGGACTGATGATTACACGATTAATCATTCGCTTTTCCCTGAGTACGCGTTGTTTACGGATCGATTCCTAACTAGGGTTAACGAGTACTTAGGTATTAAGACGTTAAATATCAAGAATCGCATGTTTAAAATGTTTTATAATTTGTTCATCGGCATTTTAGATCGACAGGTTATGATTCCGCAATTACAGGTTAGCTTGAGAATTCGTGATGCATTTATGCACGAAAAAGTTGCTGCCATGCTTATGCGCCAAGCGGAATTGCGAGTTGAAGTAAGTGATGAATTGGGGCAATGTGACATGGTGATCAGTGATACTTTGCTACCTCCTACGGATGACGCACAAGTCATTGTGTGGACAACGTTGCCAACCTTTGCTGAGTTCGACTCGTTTTTGCATACGGCAGTCAATTTGACCATGGACAAATTTACAAAATCAATTTACGAACGAGCAAATTAGCTCATCAAAGCAGATCAGGAATGATCTGCTTTTTTGTATACATAAAAAACGTTATTGGGGCTATTTTGATACAAGAAACAAAGCAAAACTTGACTGTCACAGAAAGGCTTGTTTTACCATAAAAGTGAACAAGACGGAGGGGGATGTGCAATGATGAAACACGAAGACGGCGTCGAACTATACGTTGTTGGCGCACGTAAACAACGGCAAGTAGCAAAGCATGTTGAGAAGTTTTTACAGCAACATCAGCTGAAGTATCGTGTCATTCGCGTTAGGAAAGAGTTTCCAATGACGTTTGATGAATTCTGTGAGATTTTATCATGGTCTAAGAAAGCAACACGTGATAAGGAAATATTAGCCTTATCAGCCAGTGAACAGCAGCGAATGCTATTTAAGAATCCAGATAAAGTCACAGGACCAGTTAATGTGCAGTGGCATGATAATGCGGTTGTCAAAGCTAAATTTGGGTCAATAGACTTAGAGATGTTTATCTCTAAGGAAGAGCGCCATCGTGATTTATGTTGTGCTTTGGGTGAGTTACAACAATCTGATATGCAGGCGTATGAAACAATAAATCATGAGAAAGCCAGAGTTCGTGAGCAGCGTTGTGGCTGGTAATGATAATAAAAAAGGCTAGTGCAAGTTGCACTAGCCTTTTGTTGTATCGTTGAATAGGTGATAGTAGGTGTTAGTAAAAGCAAAGCATTCATCAATAACAATTAGACGATAATTTTAGTATGGTATATCCAACGGTACGATGTCATTATAGCGCGATGTCATTAGCTGATAGATGCCTTGTCCCTTAATTAGTAAATAGATATGGCGACAAATAAAAAAACTCAGCATTGAGCGAATGATGCTGAGAAAACGAAAATAGACGACAGTCTACTTATAGGAGCGTGTAATTAAGTACGCACACTTAATTACGGGTTTAACTATACTGCGTCAAATTAGCTGCATGTTGAGTTTGCCTTTAAAGTGGAACAGATGCGGGGCGTGGATGCAAAAAATGCGAAAACGGATGAATCATATGCGATATCACCTCCACAAAAATGAATTTATCTAATACGCGTTTTAGTTGAGTGCTACTATCTATCTATTCTGAATAAGAAGGAGATATAGCGGTGCTTAAATTAACGGATGACGAATACGCGAGGTATATGACTTTGATCGGCGCAAATCCCAATGTAGTAGAACATATTGCAAAAAATCAACTTAAGGACTCGGTAGAAAATAACAAGCATGAGGTGTGATTTTTCATTAATAACATAATGAATATAATTGCTAACGAAAGATACTCCAAATAAAGAAATAATGCATTAAACATGATATATCTGGTTTAGAATAACAACCGTAGATGTATGAAGAATGTGCCGGTACCTCTATTTAAATCGCGTGAATATACGGCACATTCACCACATGGTTGATTACCCTATCACTTACAATCGAAGTGTGGTAATAGATCTATGTCGCTCTTTTATAGAACTGAGCATAGTTTCGCATCATGTGTGACTTTCGGCACATGTGGTGTTGTGGATTGGCTAATCATGGCTAATTCGCACCTCTCTCTTTCTCTCTATATGCAAGTATACTTACCCACTGGTATATTTCATGAGGGTTTATTTTATTTTTGTCTGAATGGTCGACTTCGGTTGGCCATTTTTTATTTGTCGTTAACAGAGGCGCAATACAAACAACCAACAAACACGATTTCAAAATAAAAACGCATCCGCAGTATAGGGGGCGGATGCGTTTTTGGAATATGTGGGTGTGATGCCTTAATGGGTGATAAGAAAACACTTTGTAAAGAAGTACGACATCACTATATAAAATGGGCGTTGGTTATAACCAACACGATTATCATAACGTTAGCGGCTACGTTAAACGTCATAACAATCGTATTTGGGATGAATTACATCTTGGTGAGGACGACACCGCAGACGAAAAGCAAAATCCCAATAATTTTGCGAAGGGTCACGCTCTTTTTAACGACACCGAACAGGCCAAGTTGTTCAACAAGCGCTGATCCCACCATAACACCGACAAGTGATAGGCCAATTGTAAGGCCAGCGCCAAGGGTGGGCATCAAGATGGTCATAATTAGAACGTAGGCAGCACCTAACGTTGAAGCAACCCAACCAGTGATAGAAGTCAAACCAGCTGGAATTGTGTTCTTGTGCAATGACTTTGTGACAATAACGACAATCAATAAGAAAATGGTTCCCATTAGGAAGGCAATAAATGACGCACCAGAGGCGTTCTTAACAATGGCAGATAATTGGCCGTTAAACAAACCTTGGGTTGTCGAAAGGGCACCAGCAACCAAAGACCAGATGATTTGCCAGATGTTGGCCTTAGGTGCGTTGGTTGGCAAACTCTTTTCATAAGATGTGAGGAAGACGCCAACTAATAGTAGAACAACACCGATAATCGCGATGATTTTAACAGGGACTTGATGTGAACCGAAGGCCCCCGTCCAGTCATAAATAAGACCTGAGAAGATCTGCCCGAGGGTTGGGTAGATAACTGCGTTGATCGGTCCCAAAATGGGGAACAAGATAATGATACTGGTGATGAAGGCTGCACCTAATACACCACCAAGTAACCAAATGTTACCGTGGCTGAACCCGAGGTATAGGATGCCACTCACGTTAGCACGGGTAATCAGTAGCAATAAGAGAAATTCGATGGTTCCGATAATATAAACCATGAAGCCACCAGCAATTGGTGACGATAATTCCTTACCGAAATTTGAATTGAATGGATTTTGAACAGCTAGCATCAATCCAGATAAGATGCCAATAAGATAGAACATAATGTCTCCTTTTTTATTCTGGTTAGTGACAGAGCGACGTTGGAATTTTCAAAAATGATAGTCAGGACGCATATTTCATACGAAATTCTCCTTTATTTTGAAAAAACCGAGTGTAAACGCTTTCTAAATCTTGTGAAGCATGTTACATTATTACTTGTAAAACGATTTACAAAAACGTTTTACAAGAATTGTACACGAAATATCGTGATTGTAAAATAATTTATCTTTATTGGGGGTATCGTTATGTTTTTGATTGTTAACATCATCGCTATTCCAATTCTTATCGGAATTGCGTACTTGTTCTCTATGGATAAGAAGGCCATCGACTGGCGTTCTGTTCTAACTATTGTTGGGTTGATGTTGGTATTGGCTTGGTTCTTTAATAAGTTCACGATTGGGCAAGACATCATCAAGGGTGCCGCAAGCGGCTTCGCTTGGTTGATCGCGGTTGCGAACCAAGGAATCGCATTTGCGTTGCCAGATTGGCTAACCGCTAACCACGGTGGACCAAACTTCGTTACGTCAGCATTGCTACCAATCTTGTTGGTTGTCCCAATGTTCGACATCTTGACTTACATTGGTGTTCTACCATGGATCATCAAGTGGGTCGGACGTGGCTTGTCATTCATTACACGCCAACCAAAGTTTGAGGCATTCTTCTCAGTTGAGATGATGTTCCTTGGTAACACTGAAGTTTTGGCCGTATCAAAGGCACAATTGAACCGCATGTCAGCACAACGTAATTTGACGTTGGCCATGATGTCAATGAGCTGTGTGACGGCTTCAGTCCTTGGTGCTTACACGAAGATGATTCCTGGACAATACGTTTTGATGGCCGTGCCATTGAACATCTTGGCTTCAATCGTCTTTACGGCAATCTTGAACCCAGTGCAATTGGATCCATCAGAGGATGTTATCGTTAACGAAAGTACTGAAGAAGGACACCAACGTGAGCCATTCTTCTCATTCTTGTCAAACTCAATCTTGGGCGCTGGTAAGTTGATCTTGATTATCACGGCTACGGTTATTGCCTTCGTTGGATTGGCAGCCTTGATTGACCAATTGCTAGGTTTGACTGGTTTCCACTGGTTGACGTTGGAGAAGATCATCGGTGTTGTGATGTTCCCATTTGCTTGGTTGCTAGGATTCAACCCAGCCGACGCCTTCAACTTGTCTCAATTGATGGGATTGAAGTTGGTTACGAACGAATTCGTTGTTATGGGTCAAATTTCAAAGTCAATCATGGCCGGAACTGGTTTGTTCCACAACCCACACGCGGTTGCTGTTACAGCCGTGTTCCTAACAAGCTTTGCTAACTTTGGAACGCTAGGTATGATTATCGGTGCCTTCAAGGGATTGACTGGTAAGAAGGTTAACGATTTGATTAGTTCTCAAGCTGGATACTTGATGCTTTCAGGTATTTTGGTTTCATTGCTAGCTGCTGCTACAGCTGGAATCTTTGTTTGGTAAGAGGTAAAAAATCATGCGTCAGGTTATCTTAGATATGGATCCAGGAATTGATGATGCCGCTGCGATTGCAGTTGCCGTCAATCACCCTGATTTGAATGTGTCACTTATCACCACTGTTGCTGGAAATGTGTCAGTTGATAAGACGACAAAAAATGCATTGAAGTTGCTTGAATTTTTCCATCGTGAAGACATCCCGGTTGCGGCCGGTGCATCTAAGCCATTAAAGAAGGCGTTCGCGGATGCAGCAAACATTCATGGTGAGTCGGGGATGCCGGGATATGATTTCCCAGAACCTATGATTAAGCCGATTGAGGAGGATGCGGTGACAGCGATGCACAAAGTGTTGCAAAACAGCTCACAACCAGTGACGTTGATTGCGACAGGTGCCTACACAAATGTTGCGACGCTGTTCCAAAATTATCCATTTGATTTGGTCAATATTGATGAGGTCATTTTGATGGGTGGTTCGGTTTCGGGCGGAAACGTCTCATCAGTTGCTGAATTCAATATCTTTACTGACCCAGACGCAGCTAAGATTGTCATGGAAGCGCCAGTTAAGAAAACCATGATTGGGCTGGACGTGACGTTGAAGGCGTTGATTACACCAGAAACGATGGCGGCTATCACACAGATGGGTAAGGCTGGTAATATGTTGAGTCATATTATTACGGCTTATGGTGATGTTCATGAAGGTGGTAAGCCGATGCACGATGTGAATACAATCCTGTATGCGGTTGATCCATCATGCATGACTGTTAAAGATGGCGCCGTTGACGTTGTCACTGAAGGGCCAGCAGCCGGTGCGACGGTTTGGGATTTCCAACACCGTTGGCACGCTAATGACTTCGTAAATGCGACGATCGGTGTCGATGTGGATGCCGAGCGCTTCAACGAATGGTTCTTGGCACAAGTGCAACAAATGAATGCTTAAATAAAATAGTAAAACTTGTATATATAGAGGAGAATGGAAAAATGGCTCAAAAGAAGATGATTTTGGACTTGGATGCAGGTGTTGATGACGCCTTGGCTTTGGCTTATGCATTGGCAACGCCTGATGCAGATTTGATCGGAATCACATCATCATACGGGAACAACGTACAAGACATTACGTCTGTAAACAGCTTGAAGTTGTTGGAGCTGTTGGGTGCAACGGATGTGCCAGTCTTCCGCGGTGTGGATCACTCATTGAACACGGATAGCTTTGAGGCGATGCAAGTCTCAAAGGACATCCATGGTGACAATGGTATCGGTAACGTTGTTTTGCCTGAACCAAAGCGTCCAATTGAAGATCAATCTGCTGTTGACTTCCTTATTGAAGCCGCTCACAAATATGCAGAGAACTTGGTTATCGTGCCTACTGGTCCTTTGACTAACTTGGCCTTGGCATTTAAGAAGGACCCTGAAATCGCTGAGTTGATTGGTAATATCACGATTATGGGCGGTGCGCTAACAGTACCTGGTAACGTAACCCCTTATACTGAAGCAAATATTAATCAAGATGCTGAAGCCGCCGATTATGTTTTCAAGAATGCCAAGCACTTGGTGATGGTTGGACTAGACGTCACGTTGCAAACTTTGCTTACAAAGAAAGAAACGCAACAATGGCGTGACTTGGGTACCGAAAAGGGACGTGCCTACGCTGACATCATGGATTACTACATTGATGCTTACTACAACTTGGATATCAACAAGGCAGGTGCCGCATTGCACGATCCATTGGCTGTTGGTGTGGCGGTTGACCCTAACTTGGTAACCTTGCTACCAATTAACATGCGTGTTGACCACGAAGACGGTCGTACGATTGGTGATTTGAGCCGTTTGACTGACCCAGTTAAGAACACATACGCAGCTGTTGCGGTTGATGCACCGTTCTACTTGGAACGCTTCATGAACTACATGGCAATCGCATTGCGTTAATTTAAGATGATAAAGCCGTTCGTTTGAACGGCTTTTTTATTTTGCCTAAAAATTTGTCATTCAATTTAACAAGGTCTTTTTAGGAAAGGAAACTGTTCTAAACGGTGAGGTGACGCGGTTAATCTAGTAATACAAAACAATATAGATTTGGGGGATGGACAGATGATCGAGATGATGTTTGGTAAACGAGAGTATGAAAAAATACAACTATTAAACACACTGGTTGCTAATGAAGATCGTGCTATTTTGATTGCCGACTTGATGCGTGAATTGAAATGGTCAAAGTACTTGGTGCTGAGCATTATCGAAGAAGTGGCCATTGATTTGCAAGATTTTTATAAAGACTCCCCAAATATACTGACTCTGAAATCAGATAAACGAATTGTAATGCTTGATTCAGCAAGACAAATTAATGTTGAAGCGCTCGCTGCACAATATTTTCATCGCACAGCAGGTTGGCAGATGCTCATTAAGATGTTGAACGAAACGATGCATTCGTATACATATTTTTCGGAACGGTTCAATTGCTCGGTGGGGACGGCCAGAAACACGAAAGTTTTGTTAGAGAAAAACTTAGCGGAATATAGTGTTGTGGTTTCAAATGACTATCAACTTAAATCAAGCTCGGAGTCTCGCTTACGATTAATGTTTCTTGATTTGTTTAGATCGTATTGGTGTGAGGATGATACGCCTTTTGATGCCACTACCGAAACAATGATTGATGAAGCGATGATCTGGTTATATAAAGAAGTACCGGTGGTAGGAAGTTTACAAATGTCTGCTATTCAGGAAATTAAAATCTATTTGGGCATCTTATTTGTGCGCATTCAAAAGGAGCATTTTGCATCGATTGAATGGGTGGATAAGACCTTGCTGGATAATGAACGGTTGGTGGGCAGCAGTAAAGCCATCGTGAATCGATTAATTCATCAATTGATTCATCAATTGGCAGTGAGTGATGAGATAGCGCGAGTAGAAGCACGCCACTTTTTAGTATTTCTATATGCGCTTGGTATTTTTTCAAACACCGAAGAATGTTTATGTTTAACAGATGACCTGATTCAACAACAAAACAGGTTGATAGAAATGGTCCTTGATGAAGTGCAAATGTTAGGTGATATCAAATTCTCTCAGCTACAGAACGTTCGGCTGGGCAGCTATTTAGAACCAAAATTAATCCAGCTGTCAGTTAAGTATGGCGTTGAATCCAGCGAATACGGGAAAGCGACCATTGCGGAACGTTTTCCAGACATTGATGTTATTGTTGGGAGAATTATCGCCAAATTTGGAACGTCCATCGCGATGGACGTGCAAACGATTAACAATGCGTTGTATACGACACTATTGATGGTGATTTGTTCGGTGTGCCAAAAAGAGCGACTCTATCCCAAAATTAGGGTGGAACTAGATTTACCTGGTTTGCCGGGTACACAACAAATGATCAGTAATATGATTTTGGGGATGCCGGAATTTAATGTAGACGTAACGGTGCAGCATGATTCTGATGTCGACATTGTCATCTCAAGCGCGAATCGACAGGATGTTGCACGAGAAAACCTGTTTGAATGGCGAGGGTTACCAACTGATAAACAAGTGCGTCAATTACGTGCGAGATTACGTGAATTGAGATGTAAAGACGTAATAAAGCTCATAAATGATGTGAAAACGTCATGAAAATGAGTAATATTCTCATTTTTAAAAACGTTGATATACCGAGGGGTTTAAACGTTTTATTGCCTGAAATTCAAACATAATTCACAGTTTGTATTAAAAAATGGCATTGCTTCTCATTTTCGTCCAGGATATGATACATGCATATTGAAAAACGTTATTTACATTTTCTGGATATGGGGAGTTATTTTATGAACAAATTGTTGAAGACGTCAGCATTGTTGTCAACGGCCTTGATTTTGGGATCAACGGTTGCACCTTTGACGGCAGATGCTGCTAAGTACAAGACGATCAACTGGACTGAAGGTGCTGATTTGGGAACGATGGACCCTTCAAAGTCTACTGCTGCTGTTGATTTTGATGCGTTGCAAGCCACTGGTGATGGTTTGTACCGTAACGACAAGTCAGGAAAGCCAGCTTTGGCTTTGGCTGAGTCAGTTGAGAAGTCAGAAGATGGCTTGTCATTGACGTTCAAGTTGCGTTCAGGTTTGAAGTGGTCAAACGGTGACGCTTTGACTGCGCACGACTTTGTTTACGGATGGCAACGTACGAACGATCCTAAGACGGCATCACAATATGCTTACTTGTTCTCAGGTATCAAGAACGCTGACGCTATCCAATCAGGTGAAAACACTGATTTGTCATCATTGGGTGTAACTGCTGTTGATGACACGACTTTGGAAGTGCAATTGGAAAAGCCAATGCCACAACTTGAGTCAGTATTGACGATGGCACCATTCTACCCACAAAACCAAAAGTTTGTGGAAAAGGTTGGTAAGAAGTACGGAACTGCTGCTAAGTACACGTTGTCATCAGGTCCATACATCTTGAAGGACTGGACTGGTTCAAACAACAAGTACTCATTGGTAAAGAACAAGAACTACTACGATGCAAAGGTAGTTAAGACGCCTAAGGTTGTTATTCAAACGATCAAGGACCAAAACACGGGTTACAACTTGTACAAGTCAGGTAAGGTTGACTTCACTAACTTGTCACCTGACCAAGTTAAGGCTTCAAAGAAGAACAAGGCTTACAAGGTTATCCCACAAGCTTCAACGTTCTACATGGAGTTTAACCAAAAGAAGGTTAAGGCATTGGCTAACCAAAAGATTCGTCAAGCCATCTCATACTCAATTGACCGTAAGACTTTGTCAGACAAGATTTTGACGGGAACTGCAACGCCAGCAACGACGTTTACTTCAACTAAGTTGGCTGTTGATCCTAACACGAACAAGGACTTTGCTAAGTCAGCCGAAGTAAAGGGTGCAATTGCATACGACAAGACTAAGGCTAAGAAGTTGTTCAAGGAAGGTATGAAGGAAGCCGGTGTTAAGAAGTTGACGTTGCAAATGGTAACGGACGACACTGACGGTGCAAAGCGTACTGCACAATTCTTGCAATCACAAATGGAAAAGTTGGACGGTTTGAAGATCGACATCAAGACGGTGCCATTTAAGCAACGTTTGGCCTTGTCACAAGACAAGAAGTTCGACTTGGTTATCACTGCATGGGGAGCCGACTATGGTGATCCATCAACGTTCTTGGACTTGTACACGAAGGATTCATCATTCAACAACGGTTCATGGGATAACGCTCAATACAACGAGTTGATGCAAGCTGCTAAGACGACTGACGTTAACGACGACAAGAAGCGTTACGACGACTACAAGCAAGCAGAGCAAATCATCGACAAGGAAGTCGGTGTGGCACCTTTGTACTACCGTTCATACGCTACGTTGTTCCGTACGTCAGTTAAGGGTGTTGTTATGAACCCTGCTGGTGCACCTTACGACTGGAAGTGGGCATACAAGAAGTAATTTTGATTGCAGGATCAAAACGACACTTGTTTGTTAAGTTTGAATAGACAACACGCATCTATCTACTATGGATAGATGCGTGTTTTACATATAGGGCGAGCGTTATGTCGTCCCAGAATCTGGACAAACATATCAAAATCTATGTAAACGCTAACAAATTCGTAAGTGTTAAGAAATTTTGATTCTCATGTGATATTACCTGACAAACCCTTTTATAATCGGGACTTGTCTGGTAAGATTAGAAAATACTAATAAAAACTATGGATATGTGAGAGGTATCAACTTTGTTTTTAATTAAACGTAAGCGCGTCTTTCATAATATGAATAGCAGGAATAATAGGGGAAGGTCATCGCTATGATCAAATATTTACTTAAGCGACTAGCAATCATTATTTTGACGCTGGTGCTGATTATCTCAGCGACATTTTTCTTGATGAAGCTGATGCCTGGTTCACCGCTTGCGAATGCTGAGCGTTTGTCTGAGGCACAACAAAAGATGATTGAAGCACAGTACGGCTTGGATAAGCCAATTTTCATTCAATACGTCACTTATTTGTGGGATGCCTTGCATTTCGACTTCGGTGTGTCATTCCAATTTGCTAACCAAGAAGTTTCAACGTTGATTGCACAACGTATGGGACCTTCAGCACAATTGGGAATTCAAGCTTTGATCTTCGGTGTAATCGCCGGTATCGGACTTGGTTCAGCAGCAGCCGTTCGTCGTAACACAAAGACGGATACAATCTTGTCAATCATTGCCGTTTTGGGAATTTCAATCCCATCATTCGTGTTTGCGGCTTTGTTGCAATACTGGGTTGGTTTGAAGTTGGACTGGTTGCCAATCGCTGGTTGGAAGGGCTTCTCTTCTACTATCTTGCCAACAATCGCGTTGGGAATGGCACCTTTGGCAACGTCAGCTCGTTTCATCCGTACCGAAATGGTGGATGTGTTGGGTTCTGACTACATCGAATTGGCACGTGCCAAGGGCTTGTCAAAGCGTGAAGTGATTTGGAAGCACGCAATGCGTAACTCATTGATTCCGTTGGTTACGTTGATTGGACCAATGGCGGTTA harbors:
- the rihC gene encoding ribonucleoside hydrolase RihC — protein: MRQVILDMDPGIDDAAAIAVAVNHPDLNVSLITTVAGNVSVDKTTKNALKLLEFFHREDIPVAAGASKPLKKAFADAANIHGESGMPGYDFPEPMIKPIEEDAVTAMHKVLQNSSQPVTLIATGAYTNVATLFQNYPFDLVNIDEVILMGGSVSGGNVSSVAEFNIFTDPDAAKIVMEAPVKKTMIGLDVTLKALITPETMAAITQMGKAGNMLSHIITAYGDVHEGGKPMHDVNTILYAVDPSCMTVKDGAVDVVTEGPAAGATVWDFQHRWHANDFVNATIGVDVDAERFNEWFLAQVQQMNA
- a CDS encoding nucleoside hydrolase — encoded protein: MAQKKMILDLDAGVDDALALAYALATPDADLIGITSSYGNNVQDITSVNSLKLLELLGATDVPVFRGVDHSLNTDSFEAMQVSKDIHGDNGIGNVVLPEPKRPIEDQSAVDFLIEAAHKYAENLVIVPTGPLTNLALAFKKDPEIAELIGNITIMGGALTVPGNVTPYTEANINQDAEAADYVFKNAKHLVMVGLDVTLQTLLTKKETQQWRDLGTEKGRAYADIMDYYIDAYYNLDINKAGAALHDPLAVGVAVDPNLVTLLPINMRVDHEDGRTIGDLSRLTDPVKNTYAAVAVDAPFYLERFMNYMAIALR
- a CDS encoding peptide ABC transporter substrate-binding protein — encoded protein: MNKLLKTSALLSTALILGSTVAPLTADAAKYKTINWTEGADLGTMDPSKSTAAVDFDALQATGDGLYRNDKSGKPALALAESVEKSEDGLSLTFKLRSGLKWSNGDALTAHDFVYGWQRTNDPKTASQYAYLFSGIKNADAIQSGENTDLSSLGVTAVDDTTLEVQLEKPMPQLESVLTMAPFYPQNQKFVEKVGKKYGTAAKYTLSSGPYILKDWTGSNNKYSLVKNKNYYDAKVVKTPKVVIQTIKDQNTGYNLYKSGKVDFTNLSPDQVKASKKNKAYKVIPQASTFYMEFNQKKVKALANQKIRQAISYSIDRKTLSDKILTGTATPATTFTSTKLAVDPNTNKDFAKSAEVKGAIAYDKTKAKKLFKEGMKEAGVKKLTLQMVTDDTDGAKRTAQFLQSQMEKLDGLKIDIKTVPFKQRLALSQDKKFDLVITAWGADYGDPSTFLDLYTKDSSFNNGSWDNAQYNELMQAAKTTDVNDDKKRYDDYKQAEQIIDKEVGVAPLYYRSYATLFRTSVKGVVMNPAGAPYDWKWAYKK
- a CDS encoding ABC transporter permease, whose amino-acid sequence is MIKYLLKRLAIIILTLVLIISATFFLMKLMPGSPLANAERLSEAQQKMIEAQYGLDKPIFIQYVTYLWDALHFDFGVSFQFANQEVSTLIAQRMGPSAQLGIQALIFGVIAGIGLGSAAAVRRNTKTDTILSIIAVLGISIPSFVFAALLQYWVGLKLDWLPIAGWKGFSSTILPTIALGMAPLATSARFIRTEMVDVLGSDYIELARAKGLSKREVIWKHAMRNSLIPLVTLIGPMAVNLMTGSIVVESIFSIPGIGSQFVSSILTNDYQIIMGTTIVYAMMLMVVLLITDILYGVIDPRIRLAK